Proteins from a genomic interval of Eriocheir sinensis breed Jianghai 21 chromosome 20, ASM2467909v1, whole genome shotgun sequence:
- the LOC127001280 gene encoding glyoxylate/hydroxypyruvate reductase A-like, which produces MTMPSTPTVHVLTILSGLGDAVSSRLPGTKVVNVRTTDMGFDGEVYKKMSRRLTDEELDLVADTEILLTHTFTFIQILKRKGPDFLTRLRWVHCMSVGVDNLVDFLGPEPPFVVTRSTEDAAPALMAEHVVGQILCHERGWRPIYLKQLSKDCRGWGQFQEYRGLAQLTVGVMGVGNMGRATAGALKGFGCRVLGLARVPRGGAAAVPGVDRLWYGREGLPAFLQECDYVVNTLPSTPATRGLLGGDVLSGAARRPVLVNVGRGDVISEADLLRALGQGWLSAALLDCTEKEPPAEDSPLWTHPRVVMTPHTSTIANNDFKRESVAKDFCAKFAKFLAGQPLAGQVDWQAGY; this is translated from the coding sequence ATGACGATGCCCTCGACGCCCACCGTCCACGTCCTCACAATCCTGAGTGGGCTGGGTGATGCCGTCTCCAGCAGGCTGCCGGGGACAAAGGTGGTCAACGTTCGCACAACAGACATGGGCTTCGACGGAGAGGTTTATAAAAAGATGAGCAGAAGATTGACGGATGAAGAACTGGACCTCGTCGCGGACACAGAGATACTGCTCACCCACACGTTTACTTTCATTCAGATATTGAAACGCAAGGGTCCGGACTTCCTCACGAGGCTGCGGTGGGTGCACTGCATGTCGGTGGGCGTCGACAACTTGGTGGATTTCTTGGGACCTGAGCCGCCCTTCGTTGTGACCCGCAGCACCGAGGACGCCGCGCCGGCCCTCATGGCCGAGCACGTGGTGGGCCAGATCCTGTGCCACGAGCGCGGCTGGCGCCCCATCTACCTGAAGCAGCTGAGCAAGGACTGCCGCGGCTGGGGTCAATTCCAGGAGTACCGCGGCCTGGCGCAGCTGACGGTGGGCGTGATGGGCGTCGGCAACATGGGCCGCGCCACGGCCGGGGCGCTCAAGGGCTTCGGCTGCCGCGTGCTCGGCCTGGCCAGGGTGCCGCGCGGCGGCGCCGCGGCGGTGCCCGGCGTGGACCGGCTGTGGTACGGGCGGGAGGGCCTCCccgccttcctgcaggagtgtgACTACGTGGTCAACACGCTGCCCTCCACGCCCGCCACGCGCGGCTTGCTGGGCGGCGACGTGCTCAGCGGGGCCGCCAGGAGGCCGGTGCTGGTCAACGTGGGCCGCGGGGACGTCATCAGCGAGGCAGACCTCCTGAGGGCGCTGGGGCAGGGCTGGCTCTCCGCCGCCCTGCTCGACTGCACGGAGAAGGAGCCGCCCGCCGAGGACAGCCCCCTCTGGACACATCCGCGGGTCGTCATGACACCTCACACGTCAACCATCGCAAACAACGACTTCAAGCGCGAGTCCGTCGCCAAAGACTTCTGTGCCAAATTTGCCAAGTTCCTCGCCGGGCAGCCGCTCGCCGGGCAGGTGGACTGGCAGGCCGGCTACTGA
- the LOC127001281 gene encoding glyoxylate/hydroxypyruvate reductase A-like translates to MTPPSTHTVHVLTILRGFDEAISSRLPGTKVVNVRTTDLGFDGEIFKKMSRRLTDEELDLVADAEILLTHSSTFVQILKRKSPDSLTRLRWVHCMAVGVDDLMEALGSEPPFVVTRSTEDAAPTLMAEHVVGQILCHERGWRPIYLKQLSKDCRGWGHFQEYRGLAQLTVGVMGVGNMGRATAGVLKGFGCRVLGLARVPRGAAAAVPGVDRLWYGREGLPAFLQECDYVVNTLPSTPATRGLLGGDVLSGAARRPVLVNVGRGDVISEADLLRALGQGWLSAALLDCTEREPPAEDSPLWTHPRVAMTPHTSTVANNDFKRESVAKDFCANFGKFLAGQPLAGQVDWQAGY, encoded by the coding sequence ATGACGCCGCCCTCGACGCACACCGTCCACGTCCTCACCATCCTGCGTGGCTTTGACGAAGCCATCTCCAGCAGGCTGCCGGGGACGAAGGTGGTCAACGTTCGCACCACCGACCTGGGTTTCGACGGAGAAATTTTTAAAAAGATGAGCAGAAGACTGACGGATGAAGAACTGGACCTCGTCGCGGACGCAGAGATACTGCTGACCCACTCGTCTACCTTCGTTCAGATACTGAAACGCAAGAGTCCGGACTCCCTCACGAGGCTGCGGTGGGTGCACTGCATGGCGGTGGGCGTCGACGATTTGATGGAAGCCTTGGGGTCTGAGCCGCCCTTCGTTGTGACCCGCAGCACCGAGGACGCCGCGCCGACCCTCATGGCCGAGCACGTGGTGGGCCAGATCCTGTGCCACGAGCGCGGCTGGCGCCCCATCTACCTGAAGCAGCTGAGCAAGGACTGCCGCGGCTGGGGCCACTTCCAGGAGTACCGCGGCCTGGCGCAGCTGACGGTGGGCGTGATGGGCGTCGGCAACATGGGCCGCGCCACGGCCGGGGTGCTCAAGGGCTTCGGCTGCCGCGTGCTCGGCCTGGCCAGGGTGCCGCGCGGCGCCGCCGCGGCGGTGCCCGGCGTGGACCGGCTGTGGTACGGGCGGGAGGGCCTCCccgccttcctgcaggagtgtgACTACGTGGTCAACACGCTGCCCTCCACGCCCGCCACGCGCGGCCTGCTGGGTGGCGACGTGCTCAGCGGGGCCGCCAGGAGGCCGGTGCTGGTCAACGTGGGCCGCGGGGACGTCATCAGCGAGGCAGACCTCCTGAGGGCGCTGGGGCAGGGCTGGCTCTCCGCCGCGCTGCTCGACTGCACGGAGAGGGAGCCGCCCGCCGAGGACAGCCCCCTCTGGACACACCCGCGGGTCGCCATGACGCCTCACACGTCCACCGTCGCAAACAACGACTTCAAGCGCGAGTCCGTGGCCAAAGACTTCTGTGCCAACTTTGGTAAGTTCCTCGCCGGGCAGCCGCTCGCCGGGCAGGTGGACTGGCAGGCCGGCTACTGA